The following proteins are co-located in the Corynebacterium kalinowskii genome:
- a CDS encoding type III secretion system chaperone family protein, with translation MWLILAALILFVVAGVLLWLSRSQKPTQPQSPQQPEATPVTEELQLEVVEELEPLPVDPEPEPEPEPKPQPEPVPEPKPQPEPEPEPAPQPELPPKAEPKRSAVKLPGGQRRERKHWAADRGFSFSKTDVYLTDEWSRGAAATGAAPREVVAGVVDVLGMDYEMYLVDLDAIPVMAMRRSAASDVVVDARRVGELLDDDSDDLLPVTQVSGFAILSNDFGAAERVVDERVIAALAAMPEAVTAVWAEADWVLAQTHKNSTSEDWERMIQPLALIADASRVLPPRAVRNLDIVMKTRPVGEPVVVDKPAEPEVVKVPRAEEPVEMPTRARHAALGVVEARPVGVDEVGAIADGPAQLPESDGTRVVRRADKPTIF, from the coding sequence GTGTGGTTAATTCTTGCAGCTCTCATCCTATTCGTCGTCGCCGGCGTGCTCCTGTGGCTTTCGCGATCGCAAAAGCCGACTCAACCGCAGTCCCCACAGCAGCCTGAGGCGACGCCGGTAACGGAAGAACTTCAGCTCGAAGTAGTTGAGGAGCTGGAGCCGCTACCGGTGGATCCCGAGCCAGAGCCCGAGCCAGAACCTAAACCACAGCCGGAGCCTGTGCCGGAACCCAAACCACAGCCGGAACCAGAACCCGAACCGGCACCTCAACCGGAACTTCCCCCGAAGGCTGAGCCGAAGCGTTCCGCGGTGAAACTGCCAGGCGGTCAGCGTCGTGAGCGCAAGCATTGGGCCGCTGACCGGGGCTTTAGCTTCAGCAAGACGGACGTGTACCTCACTGACGAATGGTCCCGTGGCGCCGCCGCAACCGGTGCTGCCCCACGCGAAGTGGTAGCTGGCGTCGTTGATGTCTTGGGCATGGATTATGAGATGTACCTCGTTGATCTCGACGCCATCCCCGTGATGGCGATGCGTCGCAGCGCTGCCAGCGATGTGGTCGTCGACGCGCGCCGCGTGGGCGAATTGCTTGACGACGACTCCGATGATCTCCTCCCAGTGACGCAGGTGTCCGGGTTCGCTATCCTCTCCAATGACTTTGGCGCGGCTGAACGCGTGGTGGACGAGCGCGTGATCGCAGCGCTCGCTGCGATGCCGGAAGCAGTTACTGCAGTGTGGGCCGAAGCGGACTGGGTGCTGGCTCAAACACACAAGAACTCCACCTCCGAAGACTGGGAGCGGATGATTCAACCCTTGGCGCTGATCGCGGATGCGTCTCGAGTCCTGCCACCTCGTGCGGTGCGAAACTTGGACATTGTGATGAAGACTCGGCCGGTAGGGGAGCCAGTGGTCGTCGATAAGCCTGCGGAGCCGGAGGTCGTGAAGGTGCCGCGCGCGGAGGAGCCGGTTGAGATGCCGACGCGGGCTCGGCATGCAGCGTTGGGAGTCGTCGAGGCGCGCCCGGTGGGGGTCGATGAAGTCGGGGCGATCGCAGATGGGCCGGCGCAGTTGCCGGAAAGCGACGGGACGCGGGTCGTACGCCGCGCAGATAAGCCAACTATTTTCTAA
- the pyrE gene encoding orotate phosphoribosyltransferase — protein sequence MDKKQQLAELVKELAIVHGKVTLSSGKEADYYVDLRRATLHAKASRLIGELLRELTADWDYAAVGGLTLGADPVATSVMHADGREIHAFVVRKEAKKHGMQRRIEGFNVEGQKVLVVEDTTTTGNSPLTAVAALREAGAEVVGVATVVDRNTGAGDVIAAEGLEYRYLLGLDDLGLE from the coding sequence TTGGATAAGAAGCAGCAGCTGGCGGAGCTCGTGAAGGAGCTAGCCATTGTGCATGGCAAGGTCACTTTGTCTTCCGGCAAGGAAGCTGATTACTACGTTGATCTGCGCCGCGCGACCCTGCACGCGAAAGCATCCCGTTTGATCGGCGAGCTTCTGCGCGAACTCACCGCGGACTGGGATTACGCCGCTGTCGGTGGTCTGACACTGGGGGCCGACCCAGTCGCCACCTCCGTGATGCATGCCGACGGCCGCGAGATTCACGCTTTTGTGGTGCGCAAGGAAGCCAAGAAGCACGGTATGCAGCGTCGCATTGAAGGTTTCAATGTGGAGGGCCAGAAAGTGCTCGTGGTTGAAGACACCACGACCACGGGCAACTCGCCGCTCACTGCTGTTGCCGCGCTGCGCGAAGCTGGCGCTGAGGTCGTGGGTGTGGCCACCGTCGTGGATCGCAACACTGGTGCCGGCGACGTGATCGCTGCGGAGGGACTGGAGTACCGCTACCTGCTGGGCCTGGATGACCTTGGACTCGAATAA
- a CDS encoding AzlC family ABC transporter permease, protein MKEAFAKAGVVWFGLFVLGLGFGVLASNLGFPWWAAFFISATVLAGSMEFILIGLIATNTPLTTIAITTFLVNFRHLFYGLTYPLELFQGKLKKLYVVFCMVDEAFALNANEKDPKTMWWVHIGLHASWALGSLAGALGGAQFLKGAQGLDFVLIALFAVLSLDSWQLTKDKVGALLAAGAAGIGMLAGHQNMMLVAMLLFSGALIVRHRRG, encoded by the coding sequence GTGAAAGAAGCGTTTGCCAAGGCCGGAGTCGTGTGGTTTGGGCTTTTCGTGCTCGGCCTGGGATTTGGCGTGCTGGCTTCTAATTTAGGGTTCCCGTGGTGGGCTGCCTTCTTTATTTCTGCCACAGTGCTCGCGGGGTCGATGGAATTTATCCTGATTGGCTTGATCGCCACGAACACCCCGCTCACGACCATCGCGATCACTACGTTCCTGGTGAACTTCCGCCACCTGTTCTATGGGCTCACTTATCCGCTCGAGCTCTTCCAAGGCAAGCTTAAGAAGCTCTACGTCGTGTTTTGCATGGTGGATGAGGCGTTTGCGCTGAACGCCAATGAAAAGGACCCGAAAACCATGTGGTGGGTTCACATCGGGTTGCATGCGAGCTGGGCCTTGGGGTCGTTGGCAGGAGCGCTGGGCGGGGCGCAGTTCTTGAAAGGAGCACAGGGCCTGGATTTCGTCCTCATCGCCCTGTTTGCGGTGCTCAGCCTTGACTCCTGGCAGTTGACCAAAGACAAGGTTGGTGCCCTGCTGGCTGCAGGAGCGGCGGGGATTGGCATGCTGGCCGGGCATCAGAACATGATGCTGGTGGCCATGCTGCTTTTCTCGGGCGCTCTTATTGTGAGGCATCGCCGTGGATAG
- a CDS encoding glycoside hydrolase family 76 protein, with the protein MQEKWSHRADLAEAAITDRHARRVWGIPGTNLAVVGWPSTTKDELFFHWHYWWQAHYLDCQIDATKRRSTKKRKRRIKETMRGIRIRNLRGWTVNRYYDDKSWLALAVGRWLSSSKHKGLRALERNIYDGIDTLTGVLPWRTNETFYNVPTNGPAAIMMARAGRVDKARELTDWVFDHLINQDGLVMDGMRMRMHGPELVPVIHPYCQGVMMGACLEIADHLLSENSDEAYTYISRARELVDAVERHLASPEGILNTHTDGGDGGLFKGILARYLADVATRLPGDSSLSDNTRRKAARIVTASATSLWNRRVEIDGLPVFASNWTEDARVPSLSTSVGTIRGAVLGSTVPERDLSVQLSGWMLLEAAARVAAADL; encoded by the coding sequence GTGCAGGAAAAGTGGTCCCACAGGGCTGATCTGGCAGAAGCTGCCATAACGGACCGTCACGCTCGACGGGTCTGGGGGATCCCCGGTACTAACCTCGCCGTTGTCGGATGGCCGTCCACTACTAAGGACGAGCTGTTCTTCCACTGGCACTATTGGTGGCAGGCGCATTACCTCGACTGCCAAATCGACGCGACCAAGCGTCGCTCCACCAAGAAGCGCAAGCGCCGCATCAAGGAAACGATGCGTGGGATCCGGATCCGCAATCTCCGCGGCTGGACTGTCAATCGTTACTACGACGACAAATCCTGGCTGGCACTGGCAGTGGGACGGTGGCTATCGTCATCCAAGCACAAGGGACTGCGTGCGCTCGAACGCAACATTTACGACGGCATCGACACCCTCACTGGTGTCCTCCCATGGCGTACCAATGAAACTTTCTACAACGTTCCTACGAATGGGCCGGCGGCGATCATGATGGCGCGGGCAGGGCGCGTCGATAAGGCGCGCGAGCTCACCGACTGGGTTTTCGACCACCTCATCAACCAAGACGGCCTGGTCATGGACGGTATGCGCATGCGCATGCACGGCCCGGAGCTGGTACCTGTCATCCATCCGTACTGCCAGGGCGTCATGATGGGTGCCTGCCTAGAAATCGCCGATCATTTGCTGTCTGAGAACAGCGACGAGGCCTATACGTATATTTCTCGTGCGCGCGAGCTTGTCGACGCCGTTGAACGCCATCTCGCCTCCCCAGAAGGAATTCTCAATACCCACACCGATGGCGGAGACGGCGGCCTATTTAAGGGCATTCTCGCGCGCTACCTCGCGGATGTAGCTACCCGTTTGCCTGGCGACTCTTCACTTTCTGACAACACCAGACGCAAGGCCGCACGTATCGTCACGGCTTCAGCGACCTCCCTGTGGAACCGACGCGTCGAAATCGATGGGCTCCCGGTTTTCGCCTCCAACTGGACCGAGGATGCGCGCGTGCCATCGCTATCGACTTCTGTCGGCACAATTAGGGGAGCAGTCCTGGGCTCTACCGTTCCTGAGCGTGATCTGTCCGTGCAACTTTCCGGATGGATGCTATTGGAAGCTGCCGCAAGGGTAGCGGCTGCGGATCTGTAG
- a CDS encoding branched-chain amino acid transporter permease, which yields MDSYFFAAVGTAIAVTFLLRAIPFLIKTRLYGSPLLENFGRWMPQGAMLILLAYCLHGVNWGPTSNKVGYLLGLIVTVGVHLWRRNAVLSILAGTAVCVALTTALA from the coding sequence GTGGATAGCTACTTCTTTGCTGCCGTGGGGACTGCGATAGCTGTCACTTTCCTGTTACGCGCTATCCCGTTTCTCATTAAAACCAGGCTGTACGGTTCGCCACTCCTGGAAAACTTCGGGCGATGGATGCCACAGGGCGCGATGCTGATCCTTTTGGCCTATTGCCTGCATGGGGTGAATTGGGGGCCTACCAGCAACAAGGTTGGCTACCTGTTGGGTCTGATTGTCACAGTGGGAGTACACCTTTGGCGTCGAAACGCGGTGCTCTCGATCCTGGCTGGCACAGCTGTCTGCGTCGCGCTTACGACAGCACTTGCCTAG
- a CDS encoding sulfurtransferase, whose protein sequence is MITITPAELIQRVRSSMKTSIVASVWEPGEGASLERFHMEHIPNSMFCDAALALAGIPSSLAGRNPLPDAEQLGGWFRRMGLNAESPVVVYDHHKGLMAARAWWIFKWAGIEDVRILDGGLKAWVDAGEMVVGGPGNFPPTSTIRPNLGQMPTSSLDDVKSHQGILLDCRERSRFSGQKESLDLKAGHIPGAVNVPSGDMLNDDLTFKDPVEIRRMLAAVGIESGDNVIVYSGSGLHSAQMIAAMHHADLPGASLFVGGWSQWAADGSNPVVRVD, encoded by the coding sequence ATGATCACCATCACCCCAGCTGAACTTATCCAGCGTGTGCGATCCTCCATGAAGACATCCATCGTTGCATCTGTATGGGAGCCCGGAGAAGGCGCAAGCCTCGAACGATTCCATATGGAACATATTCCTAATTCCATGTTTTGCGATGCCGCACTAGCGCTCGCCGGTATTCCTTCCAGCCTTGCAGGTCGTAACCCACTTCCAGATGCCGAGCAGTTGGGGGGCTGGTTCCGACGCATGGGCCTCAATGCTGAAAGCCCAGTGGTGGTTTACGACCACCACAAGGGCCTGATGGCAGCGCGTGCGTGGTGGATCTTCAAGTGGGCTGGTATTGAGGATGTGCGCATTCTCGACGGCGGTCTCAAGGCCTGGGTTGATGCTGGAGAAATGGTGGTTGGCGGGCCCGGCAATTTCCCTCCGACCAGCACGATTCGGCCGAATCTTGGTCAGATGCCGACCTCGAGTTTGGACGATGTGAAGAGCCACCAAGGTATTTTGCTTGACTGCCGCGAGCGCTCGCGCTTCTCCGGCCAGAAAGAGTCCCTGGATCTCAAGGCTGGACACATCCCAGGCGCTGTGAACGTGCCAAGTGGCGACATGCTGAACGACGATCTGACCTTCAAGGATCCTGTTGAGATTCGCAGGATGCTGGCTGCGGTGGGTATCGAATCCGGCGACAACGTTATCGTCTACTCCGGATCCGGCCTCCACTCCGCCCAAATGATTGCCGCGATGCACCACGCTGATCTGCCCGGCGCCTCGCTGTTCGTCGGTGGTTGGTCGCAGTGGGCAGCGGACGGTAGCAACCCGGTCGTGCGCGTCGACTAA
- the clpB gene encoding ATP-dependent chaperone ClpB has product MSSFNPTTKTSEALQAALQLASSKGNPDIRPAHLLVAILEQADGIAAPVLQAAGVDPSAVLQEAKRVVDGYPSASGDSLANPQFNREALNALTAAQELAGELGDEYVSTEVLLAAIVRGDSDAAKILKSRGATYDVIKNAFTAVRGSQKVTSQDPEGQFQALEKYSTDLTKLAREGKIDPVIGRDEEIRRVIQVLSRRTKNNPVLIGEPGVGKTAIVEGLARRIVAGDVPESLQGKSLLSLDLGSMVAGAKYRGEFEERLKAVLDEIKAAEGQIITFIDELHTIVGAGASGESAMDAGNMIKPLLARGELRLVGATTLEEYRKYIEKDAALERRFQQVYVGEPSVEDAIGILRGLKERYEVHHGVRIQDSALVAAATLSDRYITSRFLPDKAIDLVDEAASRLRMEIDSSPQEIDALERIVRRLEIEEMALQKESDEASKIRLDKLRQELADEKEKLGELRARWQNEKGAVDKLRSAKEELEALRQESEIAEREGNYGRVAELRYGRIPELEKQIAETPVQTDMITEEVTPDTIAEVVSAWTGIPAGKMMQGETEKLLNMEGELGKRVVGQLEAVTAVSDAVRRARAGVADPNRPTGSFLFLGPTGVGKTELAKALAEFLFDDERAMVRIDMSEYGEKHAVSRLVGAPPGYVGYDQGGQLTEAVRRRPYTVVLFDEVEKAHPDVFDILLQVLDEGRLTDGQGRTVDFRNTILILTSNLGAGGTREQMMDAVKMAFKPEFINRLDDVVVFDALSQEQLTSIVDIQVGFLAARLAARRLTLSVSDEAKAWLGERGYDPAYGARPLRRLIQQAIGDQLAKKLLAGSIVDGDTVHVNVADGGEGLELSA; this is encoded by the coding sequence ATGAGTTCATTCAATCCAACTACCAAAACGTCCGAGGCGTTGCAGGCCGCTTTGCAGCTCGCTTCGTCCAAGGGAAACCCCGATATTCGTCCAGCGCACCTACTGGTGGCCATCCTGGAACAGGCTGATGGCATTGCCGCTCCAGTCCTACAAGCAGCAGGTGTGGATCCGTCCGCAGTTTTGCAGGAAGCGAAGCGGGTTGTCGATGGCTACCCATCCGCGTCCGGCGATAGCCTAGCTAACCCGCAGTTCAACCGTGAGGCGCTGAACGCGCTGACCGCTGCGCAGGAATTGGCCGGTGAGCTGGGCGACGAGTACGTCTCCACCGAAGTGTTGCTTGCCGCCATCGTGCGTGGCGACTCTGACGCCGCCAAGATCCTGAAGAGCCGTGGCGCTACTTATGACGTGATCAAGAATGCCTTTACCGCCGTACGCGGTTCCCAGAAGGTCACCTCCCAGGATCCTGAGGGTCAATTCCAGGCGCTGGAGAAGTACTCCACTGACCTGACCAAGCTTGCTCGCGAAGGCAAGATTGACCCAGTTATCGGCCGCGACGAGGAAATCCGTCGCGTCATCCAGGTCCTGAGCCGACGCACGAAGAACAATCCAGTTTTGATCGGTGAGCCCGGTGTAGGTAAAACCGCGATCGTGGAGGGACTCGCCCGACGCATCGTTGCGGGCGACGTACCGGAGTCGTTGCAGGGCAAGTCCCTGCTCTCCCTAGACCTTGGCTCGATGGTTGCCGGTGCAAAGTACCGTGGCGAGTTTGAGGAGCGACTCAAGGCTGTCCTCGATGAGATCAAGGCTGCCGAAGGCCAGATCATTACCTTTATTGACGAGCTGCACACCATCGTCGGTGCCGGCGCTTCCGGCGAGTCCGCTATGGATGCGGGCAACATGATCAAGCCGCTGCTCGCCCGCGGTGAGCTGCGCCTGGTCGGTGCCACCACTTTGGAGGAATACCGCAAGTACATCGAAAAGGATGCTGCACTGGAGCGCCGTTTCCAGCAGGTTTACGTAGGCGAGCCGTCCGTGGAAGATGCCATCGGCATCCTCCGTGGCTTGAAGGAGCGCTACGAAGTCCACCACGGCGTCCGCATCCAGGACTCCGCACTGGTCGCTGCGGCGACGCTCTCGGACCGCTACATCACCTCTCGCTTCCTGCCGGATAAGGCCATCGACCTTGTCGACGAAGCAGCCTCCCGCCTGCGCATGGAAATCGACTCCTCCCCGCAGGAAATTGATGCCTTGGAGCGCATCGTGCGCCGCCTGGAGATCGAGGAAATGGCCCTCCAGAAGGAGTCTGACGAGGCATCGAAGATCCGCCTGGACAAGCTCCGCCAGGAGCTGGCAGACGAGAAGGAAAAGCTCGGTGAGCTGCGCGCACGTTGGCAGAATGAGAAGGGGGCCGTCGATAAGCTCCGCTCTGCAAAGGAAGAACTCGAGGCGTTGCGCCAGGAATCCGAGATCGCGGAGCGCGAAGGCAACTACGGCCGCGTTGCTGAGCTGCGCTACGGGCGAATCCCGGAACTGGAGAAGCAGATCGCGGAAACCCCGGTCCAGACCGACATGATCACTGAGGAGGTCACCCCGGACACGATCGCCGAGGTTGTCTCCGCGTGGACTGGCATTCCTGCGGGCAAGATGATGCAGGGCGAGACCGAGAAGCTGCTGAACATGGAAGGCGAGCTGGGCAAGCGCGTGGTTGGGCAGCTTGAAGCTGTAACCGCCGTATCGGATGCCGTTCGTCGTGCTCGTGCCGGCGTTGCCGACCCGAACCGCCCAACCGGCTCCTTCCTCTTCCTGGGCCCAACGGGCGTGGGTAAGACGGAGCTGGCGAAAGCGCTGGCCGAGTTCCTCTTCGACGATGAACGCGCCATGGTTCGCATCGACATGTCCGAGTACGGCGAGAAGCACGCCGTCTCCCGTCTCGTCGGTGCGCCTCCGGGATACGTCGGATACGACCAGGGTGGCCAGCTCACCGAGGCTGTGCGACGCCGTCCGTACACGGTGGTGCTTTTCGACGAAGTTGAAAAGGCTCACCCGGATGTCTTCGATATCTTGCTGCAGGTCCTGGACGAAGGTCGCCTGACCGACGGCCAGGGTAGGACCGTGGACTTCCGCAACACCATCCTGATCCTGACCTCCAACCTCGGTGCCGGTGGCACCCGGGAGCAGATGATGGATGCCGTGAAGATGGCTTTCAAGCCGGAATTCATCAACCGTCTTGATGACGTGGTTGTCTTCGACGCGCTGTCCCAGGAACAGCTGACTTCCATCGTGGACATTCAGGTTGGTTTCCTGGCAGCTCGACTAGCTGCCCGTCGCCTGACCCTGTCGGTGTCGGACGAAGCAAAGGCTTGGCTCGGCGAGCGCGGCTACGACCCTGCCTACGGCGCACGACCACTGCGTCGCCTGATCCAGCAGGCCATCGGCGACCAGTTGGCGAAGAAGCTGCTGGCCGGTTCCATCGTGGATGGCGATACCGTCCATGTGAATGTGGCCGACGGCGGCGAAGGGTTGGAGCTCAGCGCTTAA
- a CDS encoding TrmH family RNA methyltransferase, with protein sequence MTLDSNKGPTEWFEARVGVGPWEGERPTDSKYDPELLENGDKRNVVDAYRYWTREAIVADIDQRRHPLHIAIENFEHDANIGTVVRTANAFAVDTVHIVGKKRWNRRGAMVTDRYQHLMHHETVADLLEWAVAQGLKIVAIDNTPGSVPLETADLPRECLLLFGQEGPGVTQAARDGALMTCSIAQFGSTRSINAGVAAGIAMHAWIRQHADLSHAW encoded by the coding sequence ATGACCTTGGACTCGAATAAAGGCCCTACCGAGTGGTTTGAAGCGCGGGTGGGTGTTGGCCCGTGGGAGGGCGAGCGCCCAACTGACTCAAAGTATGACCCTGAACTGCTCGAAAACGGCGACAAGCGCAATGTGGTAGATGCCTATCGCTATTGGACTCGTGAAGCGATCGTGGCTGACATTGATCAGCGCCGTCATCCGCTACACATCGCGATCGAGAACTTTGAGCACGATGCGAACATCGGAACCGTCGTACGCACGGCTAATGCGTTTGCCGTGGACACCGTGCATATCGTAGGGAAGAAGCGCTGGAACCGCCGCGGAGCGATGGTCACTGACCGCTACCAGCACCTCATGCACCACGAAACGGTCGCAGATCTATTGGAGTGGGCGGTGGCGCAAGGGCTCAAAATCGTGGCCATCGATAACACCCCTGGGAGCGTTCCGCTGGAAACAGCCGACCTTCCGCGGGAATGCTTGTTACTCTTTGGTCAAGAAGGTCCAGGCGTGACCCAAGCGGCACGCGACGGTGCTTTAATGACGTGCTCAATCGCACAATTCGGTTCGACCAGGTCAATTAATGCGGGCGTTGCGGCTGGAATCGCGATGCATGCCTGGATTAGGCAACACGCTGATCTTAGCCACGCATGGTGA